The Candidatus Methylomirabilota bacterium sequence AGGTGAATCGTCTCGCCGACCAGGCGCTGCAGCATGGCCTGCATGCCGCCGACGATACCGTTGAGGTCGAGCACCTTCGGCGCGAGGACCTGCTTGCGGCTGAAGGCGAGGAGCTGGCGCGTGAGCGCGGCGGCCTGCTGCGAAGCCTCACGAATGCCGTCGACGTTGCGCCGGAGCGGGTGATCCTCGGGGACCTTGCGGCGGATCAGGTCGCTGTCGCCCTGGATCACCATGAGGAGGTTGTTGAAGTCGTGGGCGATGCCGCCCGCGAGCTGGCCCACCGCCTCCATCTTCTGCGCCTGACGGAGCTGCTCCTCGCTCTCGCGCAGAGCCACCTCGGAGCGCTTGCGCTCCGTCAGGTCCACGGTGAGGCCCCGGAGCTGGCGGGGCCGCCCCGCGCTGTCGCGCAGCACGTGAATGATGTCGCGCAGCCAGAGGATCCGGCCGTCCGCCGCCAGGGCCCGGTACTCGAACTCGTGGTCGGTGGCGGTGGCGATGGCGGCCCGGCATTGCACGACCGCGCGCTCGCGGTCGTCCTTGTGGATGCGGAGGGCGAAGAAGTCCGGCTCGCGCAGCCAGTGGTCGGACGGGAAGCCGAGCAGGCCCTCCGCGCGCTGGCTCACGAACGTGAAGCGGAGACTCGCCGCCTCCGCCTCCCACACGATGGCATCCAGGCCCTGCACGAGGTCGCGGAAGCGCTGCTCGGAGGCGCGGCGCGCCGCATGCAGCCGCTCCTCTTCCGAGAGGTCCTGGATGGTGAGGAGCAGCCGCGCCTCCTCCTCCTCGGCGATGCGGATGCTGGTGATGGTGATACGTACCGGGCGGCTCTCGCGCCGGTTGGCGAAGTGCAGGTCGAACAGCACGTCGTGCTGCGCCACGCCGGTTTGCAGGACCTCGCGGATGCGCACGAGCAGCCCCTCGGCCTTGGCCACCTCGTCGAGGCGCCGTCCCACCACCGCCGCGTTGCTCAGCGAGAACGACTCGAGGAAGGACCGGTTGGCGGAGAGGATGCGGAGATCGCCGGAGAGCACGAGCAGCCCGGAGGGCACGCTCGCCACGATCTTCTCGGCGTAGCTCTTGAGGTTGAAGATCGCGCGCTCCTGCCGGATCTGCTCGCGCAACAGCTGGGCGCGCTGCCGCTGGCGCCAGAGGCCGATCAGCAGCAGCCCCACGGCGAGGATGAGGAAGATGGCGGCCGCGCCGGTCAGATCGCGCGCCTGACGGAAGTCCTCGAGCGCCTCGTCGCGATCGATCTTGAGCACGAGGCCCCAGCGGGGACCGTGAATCCAGCGGGCGGCGGCGAGCACGGGCGCGCCGCGATAGTCGGTGGTCTCGGTGAAGGCATCCTTGCCCGCCACTGCGCCGGGCACCAGCGCGGTGAGCTCGCCGAGCGAGCGGCTCGCCGCTTGCCACCCCGCGCCGGGTGAGCGGAACGGCGAGAGGTAGGCGGGCTGATTGCCCTCGATCCGGAAGAGCAGCGCCTCGCCGGTGCGCGTGGGCACCGTCTCTTCGGTGAGCAGTGGATAGAGGCCGCGTTCCGGCGCCATGGTGAGCACCACGGCGCCGAGCGGCTCCCGCGCACCCGGGCCCTCGGGACTCACCGGCGCGGCGAAGATCAGGTGCCGCGCGCCGCCCGGGTCGCCGGTCATGTCGACGCGGAACGCCTTCGCAGTCAGCGCGGCCTGCGCTGCCGCCGCGATCTGCTCGGGCGCGCCGGCGCCGCGCGTCTGCGCGACCACGCGACCCGTGGGGTCCACCACCGCGACGCCGAGATAGCCGTAGGCCGCGGCGACGCGGTCGAGCTGCGGGGTGACGCCCCGGTCGCCCTGGCCGGCGAGCACTGCGTGCACCGCGGGCGTGCCGGCGAGCACCTCGGCGTCGGCCTTGCGCGAGCCGAGCCAGTCCGAGACGAGCCGCGCGCGGTCGCCCGCGAACGTGGTCAGGCGTGTGTGCCAGTGGTCCATGACCACGCTGCGCTCGCTGGCGATGTGGTACCACATGAAGCCCAGGACGAGGGCCGTGCCCACCAAGAAGGCGAGGGGATAGAGCCAGCGGGCGAGGTCCCGCGGAGGCGCGGTCGCGCGCTTGTCGGGGGCCGCGGTGGGGGGCATTGCGCCCCATTGTGCGACGAGGCGGGGGGCGGTGTCGAGGGAGCCGCGCGCGCTCAGGCGCCCGTCATCCGACTCGGGGCCGCTCCGCATAGCCGAGGACGCGGGCGACGAAATCCTCGCGTCCTGCCGGCTCGGCGAGATCACCCTCCTCCACGATGGGCAGCCCCGACCAGGCCGCCGAGAGGGCGGCCGCGAAGAGACCGTGGCCGCGGTGCGGGGCGCCGACCGAGCCGCCGTCCTCCTGCCACACGGGCACGTCCCGCAGCCCGCAGGAGGGCGAGGCGCTCTTGAGCACGTAGCCCGCGATATCGAGCGCGGCCAGCTCTCGCGCGCGGCGCTGCGCGTAGGCGGTCATCTCACGCGTGAGGTCGCGCTTGCTCGACACGCCCAGCATGCGCGGCGCGTGGGGGTCGCCGGTAAGCCGCAGCGGCTCACGCGGCGCGCCGAGGCCGATCTCCATCTCGGGACAGATCGGCACCCAGGTGAAGCGCGGGCCGAGGAGCTCGACGATCACGGCGCTCCGCTTGTGGCCGCCGTCGTAGCGCACGGGCTCGCCGAGGAGACAGGCGGAGACGCCGATCCGGATCATCGCGCGCGGTAGCGGACCTCGAAGTTCACGCAGCCGTTCGGCGAGCGAAACGGGCCGTGCGGCATCCCGGGCGGGCGCACCGCCACCATGCCGGCGTGATACGTCGTGCCGCCCACCACGCACGAGCCAGAGACGATGTAGATCTCCTCCCAGAAGTCGTGGGTGACCACGGCGTCGTTGCCTGCGCCGGGCTCGAAGCGGAGGAAGCGCGTGGACACCCCCTCGTCCTCGCCGCCGGCGATGATCTGCTCCCACACCCCGCTCGGGTAGCCGGGCGCGGGGCGCCAGGGCAGGGCGGCCGGATCGAAGAACTCGCGCTCCTGCTTCATTTCGCCGCCATTCTAGCGTACCTTTGCGGGACCTCACCCACGGGAGGGCTTCACATGGTGCGCATTCTGATCGTGCTTGCCCTGGCTCTTTCCCCGCTCACCTCGCTCGCCGCGAGCGCCGCTGCGCAGGAGCCCTATCCCACGCGGCCCATCTCGATCGTGAATCCGTTCCCGCCAGGTGGCATCGCCGATCTGACCGCCCGGCCCCTCGCGTCCACGCTCGAGAAGCTGCTGAAGCAGCCCGTGGTGGTCGTGAACAAGGCGGGCGCGGCGGGAGCGGTCGGCGCCCAGTTCGCCTCGGTGGCCAAGCCCGACGGCTATACGATCCTCATCGCCCTCGTGAGCATCTCCTCCACCCCCGAGGTGGACAAGCTGTTCGGCCGGCCGGCCACGTACACGCGCGATCAGTTCGTCGGCATCGCGCGGCTCAACGCCGACCCCCCGCTGCTGGCGGTGAACGGGCCGTGGAAGACGCTCAAGGAGCTGGTGGACGACGCGAAGAAGCGGCCGGGCGAGATCACGTTCGCTTCGTCGGGGCCGTATGGCGCCTCGCACCTGCCGCTCGAGATGTTCCTGCAGGCGGCGGGACTCAAGATGCGCCACCTGCCCACCACGGGAGGCGGCCCCGCCACCACCGCGGTGCTGGGCGGTCACGCCCAGCTCTGGGCC is a genomic window containing:
- a CDS encoding ATP-binding protein; the protein is MPPTAAPDKRATAPPRDLARWLYPLAFLVGTALVLGFMWYHIASERSVVMDHWHTRLTTFAGDRARLVSDWLGSRKADAEVLAGTPAVHAVLAGQGDRGVTPQLDRVAAAYGYLGVAVVDPTGRVVAQTRGAGAPEQIAAAAQAALTAKAFRVDMTGDPGGARHLIFAAPVSPEGPGAREPLGAVVLTMAPERGLYPLLTEETVPTRTGEALLFRIEGNQPAYLSPFRSPGAGWQAASRSLGELTALVPGAVAGKDAFTETTDYRGAPVLAAARWIHGPRWGLVLKIDRDEALEDFRQARDLTGAAAIFLILAVGLLLIGLWRQRQRAQLLREQIRQERAIFNLKSYAEKIVASVPSGLLVLSGDLRILSANRSFLESFSLSNAAVVGRRLDEVAKAEGLLVRIREVLQTGVAQHDVLFDLHFANRRESRPVRITITSIRIAEEEEARLLLTIQDLSEEERLHAARRASEQRFRDLVQGLDAIVWEAEAASLRFTFVSQRAEGLLGFPSDHWLREPDFFALRIHKDDRERAVVQCRAAIATATDHEFEYRALAADGRILWLRDIIHVLRDSAGRPRQLRGLTVDLTERKRSEVALRESEEQLRQAQKMEAVGQLAGGIAHDFNNLLMVIQGDSDLIRRKVPEDHPLRRNVDGIREASQQAAALTRQLLAFSRKQVLAPKVLDLNGIVGGMQAMLQRLVGETIHLVFVPKPDLDYVKADPSQLEQVIMNLTVNARDAMPEGGRLTMETDHLELDADSAMSHGAAAPGRYVVLAVSDTGTGMDEATKARLFEPFFTTKEPGRGTGLGLSTVYGIVRQSGGHVWVYSELGQGTTLKVCLPAVVEEPDRIAPVEAPGGKTRGAETVLLVEDAPRVREVVREILEMSGYAVLEARHGQEAIDLSERHRGPIQLMVTDVVMPQMSGRELAQHFARTRPDMRVLFMSGYTDTAIVRHGVLETGTAFISKPFTPDALAAKVREVLDGPKPARVPAP
- a CDS encoding DUF523 domain-containing protein, which encodes MIRIGVSACLLGEPVRYDGGHKRSAVIVELLGPRFTWVPICPEMEIGLGAPREPLRLTGDPHAPRMLGVSSKRDLTREMTAYAQRRARELAALDIAGYVLKSASPSCGLRDVPVWQEDGGSVGAPHRGHGLFAAALSAAWSGLPIVEEGDLAEPAGREDFVARVLGYAERPRVG
- a CDS encoding cupin; this encodes MKQEREFFDPAALPWRPAPGYPSGVWEQIIAGGEDEGVSTRFLRFEPGAGNDAVVTHDFWEEIYIVSGSCVVGGTTYHAGMVAVRPPGMPHGPFRSPNGCVNFEVRYRAR
- a CDS encoding tripartite tricarboxylate transporter substrate binding protein; its protein translation is MVRILIVLALALSPLTSLAASAAAQEPYPTRPISIVNPFPPGGIADLTARPLASTLEKLLKQPVVVVNKAGAAGAVGAQFASVAKPDGYTILIALVSISSTPEVDKLFGRPATYTRDQFVGIARLNADPPLLAVNGPWKTLKELVDDAKKRPGEITFASSGPYGASHLPLEMFLQAAGLKMRHLPTTGGGPATTAVLGGHAQLWASPPALAAPHIQAGKMRALATWGATRLAAFPDVPTLKELGYDVEYYIWTGLFAPKAVPPHVIQILRDATRKAVQDEEFKSAMEKAKTPIAYLDMDEFKAFWDKDAQRIASVIQFIGKTEVK